Proteins encoded in a region of the Campylobacter showae CSUNSWCD genome:
- a CDS encoding DUF7338 family protein → MKPTPKQWLQVAKNFIIELPLEILAFFVVPIALLFAKESDDHLPRCFRWFEDADDYYDGQSAAINGDGGWRRDHFPPPKNRTYFARLCWLLRNRIGYFCVKYLGVKTSEIDPASIKTFGDPSITSNGGASNSWCKVECRLKDGRERFGYYRTIRWCKRFYARIYVGWKLMDIAGANPENWHEFIEDGDKKVLKTVWAFHPMRKVKE, encoded by the coding sequence ATGAAACCAACCCCAAAACAATGGCTCCAAGTAGCCAAAAATTTCATCATCGAGCTTCCGCTTGAGATACTTGCCTTTTTCGTCGTGCCGATCGCATTGCTTTTTGCAAAAGAGAGCGACGATCATCTGCCGCGATGTTTTCGCTGGTTTGAGGATGCGGACGACTACTACGACGGGCAAAGCGCGGCCATAAACGGCGACGGCGGATGGAGACGGGATCACTTCCCGCCGCCTAAAAACCGCACTTATTTCGCTCGTCTTTGCTGGCTTTTGCGCAATAGAATAGGCTACTTTTGCGTCAAATACCTCGGAGTCAAGACAAGCGAGATAGACCCTGCCTCCATCAAAACGTTCGGAGACCCGTCCATCACGTCAAACGGCGGCGCATCAAACTCATGGTGCAAGGTAGAGTGCCGCCTCAAAGACGGACGGGAGCGTTTTGGATACTACCGCACGATTAGGTGGTGCAAACGCTTTTACGCGAGAATCTATGTCGGCTGGAAACTGATGGATATAGCCGGCGCAAATCCCGAAAATTGGCACGAGTTTATCGAAGACGGCGATAAAAAAGTGCTTAAAACGGTTTGGGCATTTCACCCCATGAGAAAGGTCAAAGAATGA
- a CDS encoding phage holin family protein produces MSFIDKEYWYIFWVVLVGFIGAVLGLLDENGRPRKNRTKKAFLAAAATSAFLCWATYEIVFFISHATPFSLAIGGIIAFMGGDWVRRKIDKAANKKIESLGGDSGSLAKSESESEYEEELK; encoded by the coding sequence ATGAGTTTTATAGACAAAGAGTACTGGTATATATTTTGGGTTGTGCTTGTAGGCTTTATCGGGGCGGTGCTTGGACTGCTCGACGAGAACGGTAGGCCCAGGAAAAATAGAACAAAGAAAGCCTTTTTAGCCGCGGCCGCAACGTCTGCGTTTTTATGCTGGGCGACGTATGAGATAGTATTTTTCATTTCGCACGCCACGCCCTTTTCTCTTGCCATAGGCGGCATCATCGCCTTTATGGGCGGAGACTGGGTCAGACGCAAAATCGACAAGGCGGCAAATAAAAAGATAGAAAGCCTAGGCGGAGATAGCGGTAGCTTGGCAAAGAGCGAAAGCGAAAGCGAATACGAAGAGGAGCTAAAATGA
- the nrdD gene encoding anaerobic ribonucleoside-triphosphate reductase, whose protein sequence is MSYEEILESMQAKRTRCVVYTRVMGYHRPVESFNVGKKGEHKERVKFKERIKNETDHT, encoded by the coding sequence ATGAGCTATGAAGAGATACTGGAGAGTATGCAAGCAAAGCGCACGCGCTGCGTCGTTTATACTAGAGTGATGGGCTACCATCGCCCGGTAGAGAGCTTTAACGTCGGCAAAAAGGGCGAGCATAAAGAAAGAGTGAAATTCAAAGAAAGGATAAAAAATGAAACTGATCATACGTAG